In a single window of the Candidatus Omnitrophota bacterium genome:
- a CDS encoding TolC family protein, translated as MKKLSKSKNISLFLILVAGFFLTFKGFTEDLLPLELSLEEVTEIALENSLDIQIAKFDTYISRTSKDEAESIFDTIFSAEASYNRNRKETASSLAGTDTRETIFSLGLEKKLPTGTTLALDAINTKTKTNSSFTTLNPYTEAGLEFSVTQELGRNFFGLADRAKIKITKIDIENSEFVSLDDIEQFLYAVQRSYWNLALREEELLIAKDMLSEAEKLYEIYKEKKELGLVEESEFLAIEALLKARQSSINVAQLARETAKNDLLFLINRGDFQQNLIPRDSLDIEVFETDLYQALNRAVDSRRDYKRIKNELEKNKIDLVVKKNALWPQIDFEATFTRNNIDTGRSQAWGDIFSDGGEDVFFKVSFEVPLEKRAARSQVRKADLEKSRFLLKFKRIERLLLQEINDKVNQVNTMQNQVKLFKQTVKIHQRKLKSQIERLSLGRSDSDTLIRYEEDLLKARLSLAEYLFNYRTSLIELDLKQNILLDKYWQEPL; from the coding sequence ATGAAAAAGCTAAGTAAAAGTAAAAACATTAGTTTATTTTTAATTCTAGTGGCAGGATTTTTTTTAACTTTTAAAGGTTTCACTGAAGACCTATTGCCTTTGGAATTGTCTTTAGAAGAGGTAACCGAGATTGCTTTGGAAAATTCTTTGGATATTCAGATTGCTAAGTTTGATACCTATATTAGTAGAACCTCTAAAGATGAGGCTGAATCAATATTTGATACTATTTTTAGCGCTGAAGCTAGCTATAATCGAAATCGAAAAGAAACGGCCAGTTCTTTGGCCGGAACCGATACTCGAGAGACTATTTTTTCATTGGGTCTTGAGAAAAAACTACCTACCGGAACCACGCTTGCTCTAGATGCAATCAACACCAAGACTAAAACTAATAGTTCTTTTACTACCTTAAATCCTTATACTGAAGCTGGGCTTGAATTTTCAGTAACTCAGGAGTTAGGTAGGAATTTCTTTGGCTTAGCTGATCGGGCTAAGATTAAAATTACTAAAATCGATATTGAAAATTCTGAGTTTGTGTCTTTGGATGATATTGAACAGTTTCTCTATGCTGTTCAGCGTTCCTATTGGAATTTAGCACTTCGCGAAGAAGAGCTTTTAATCGCTAAAGATATGCTGTCGGAAGCAGAAAAACTTTATGAAATTTACAAGGAAAAGAAAGAGCTAGGCTTGGTCGAGGAGAGTGAATTTTTAGCAATTGAGGCTTTACTTAAGGCCCGTCAAAGTAGCATTAATGTAGCTCAATTAGCTCGGGAAACGGCAAAGAATGATTTATTATTTTTAATTAACCGTGGTGATTTTCAGCAAAATCTTATTCCTCGGGATAGTCTAGATATCGAGGTTTTTGAGACAGATTTATATCAAGCTTTGAATCGGGCAGTTGATTCGCGTCGTGACTATAAGCGGATTAAAAATGAGTTAGAGAAAAACAAGATTGATTTGGTGGTTAAAAAGAATGCCCTTTGGCCGCAAATAGATTTTGAGGCTACTTTTACTCGCAATAATATTGATACCGGACGCAGTCAGGCTTGGGGGGATATTTTTAGCGATGGCGGCGAAGATGTTTTTTTTAAAGTAAGTTTTGAGGTACCGCTTGAAAAAAGAGCGGCTCGTTCTCAAGTTCGCAAGGCCGACTTAGAAAAATCTCGGTTTTTACTCAAGTTTAAGCGAATTGAACGTCTATTGTTACAGGAAATCAACGATAAGGTTAATCAGGTAAATACGATGCAGAATCAAGTCAAACTATTTAAGCAGACGGTTAAAATTCATCAGCGCAAACTTAAGAGTCAAATTGAGCGTTTAAGTTTGGGGCGCTCTGATTCAGATACGCTTATTCGTTACGAGGAAGACTTATTAAAAGCACGTTTATCTTTAGCGGAGTATTTATTTAATTATCGTACTAGTTTGATCGAGCTGGATTTAAAACAGAACATTTTACTAGATAAGTATTGGCAGGAGCCACTTTAG
- a CDS encoding rhomboid family intramembrane serine protease, with protein MSKTVKNLIIANVSVFLLSSIWQEFPIGLLAMVPRLVFSKLMIWQLVTYMFVHLDLWHLVMNMLMLWFFGPAIEAAWGQKRFLIYYFFTGIGAALCSVIFSFNSPIIGASGAIFGILVAYAMLYPDNMILFFFFVPMKMKHAVFVLAGINLLGAISASGSGIAYIAHLGGGLFGYLYLKNETLRHRLLSLDFEKIKSWFNKPSAKPTKSTKPNKPKTFDERVDEILDKISKKGMASLTKEEIDILDRRSRS; from the coding sequence ATGTCTAAAACTGTAAAAAATTTAATTATTGCCAATGTTTCAGTTTTTCTGCTTAGCTCTATTTGGCAAGAGTTTCCGATCGGGCTGTTAGCTATGGTTCCGAGATTGGTCTTTTCAAAGTTAATGATTTGGCAGCTAGTTACCTATATGTTTGTGCATCTTGATTTGTGGCATTTGGTGATGAATATGCTGATGCTTTGGTTTTTTGGACCAGCAATCGAGGCAGCTTGGGGCCAGAAGCGATTTTTAATTTATTATTTTTTTACTGGTATCGGCGCAGCTTTATGCAGTGTTATTTTTTCCTTTAATTCACCGATAATCGGAGCCTCGGGTGCAATATTTGGAATATTGGTTGCTTACGCCATGCTTTATCCTGATAATATGATTTTGTTTTTTTTCTTTGTTCCGATGAAGATGAAACATGCTGTTTTTGTCTTAGCCGGAATAAATCTTTTGGGGGCAATTTCAGCTTCTGGCAGTGGCATTGCTTACATAGCTCATTTAGGCGGTGGTCTTTTTGGTTACCTTTACTTAAAAAACGAAACTTTACGCCATCGCCTTCTATCTTTAGACTTTGAGAAGATCAAATCATGGTTTAATAAGCCATCGGCAAAACCGACAAAGTCTACTAAACCCAATAAGCCTAAAACCTTTGATGAACGGGTTGATGAGATTCTTGATAAGATATCCAAGAAAGGAATGGCTAGCCTTACTAAGGAGGAGATAGATATCCTTGATCGACGTAGTCGTTCTTAA
- the amrA gene encoding AmmeMemoRadiSam system protein A, giving the protein MKDLLNPSQRSYLLSLVRDTIQHYLRTKEPLEPKTEDSLLKDVRGAFVTLHQGGRLRGCIGSIVATKPLYLEIRDMAIAASTQDSRFSPVSEGELADIRIEISVLSPFKKIVNSDEIIVGKHGVLVKQGYKSGVYLPQVAKETGWGKEEFMNSLCRDKAGISVDSWKRGECEIYIFSAEVFGE; this is encoded by the coding sequence ATGAAAGATTTACTTAATCCTAGTCAGAGAAGTTATCTTCTTTCTTTAGTTAGAGATACTATTCAACACTATCTAAGGACAAAAGAACCCTTAGAGCCCAAGACGGAAGACTCTTTGCTAAAAGATGTGCGCGGCGCTTTTGTTACTTTGCACCAAGGAGGTAGGCTAAGGGGTTGCATTGGTAGTATAGTTGCAACTAAGCCTCTTTATTTAGAGATAAGGGATATGGCTATTGCCGCAAGTACCCAAGATTCGAGATTTTCTCCGGTGAGTGAAGGAGAGCTGGCCGACATAAGAATAGAGATATCAGTTTTGTCGCCGTTTAAAAAAATAGTTAATTCTGACGAAATCATAGTTGGCAAGCATGGAGTTTTAGTGAAGCAGGGGTATAAAAGTGGAGTTTATCTACCACAAGTAGCTAAAGAGACCGGATGGGGTAAGGAAGAATTTATGAATAGTCTTTGTAGGGATAAGGCTGGCATCTCAGTTGATTCTTGGAAGAGGGGTGAGTGCGAAATCTATATTTTTAGTGCAGAAGTATTCGGAGAGTAG
- a CDS encoding efflux RND transporter permease subunit has translation MSIVEFSVKRSLLVNLISVFILVAGFLSVFVFKIRREAFPEVSYDIVIVSTVYPGAAPEEVEKLVTIPIEKELKGVDGIEKMKSTSLENSSNISIEISQDVKNKRKVITDIQKAVDRVRDLPAGVEDDPVVSEVTSGEFPVVQVALSGDMPEKELQEYAENLEDILEDIPGVSKISRIGYRDREVWVEVDPQKLSSFHLSLEEVMEALARKNRSIPGGKIRGVQEFSIRTTGEFYTKEEIEDVVIRANETGNWLRVKDVAEVKFSFEDENTINKSFGTRSIDLTVIKRASGDAIEIVEKVKLKTEKFLTQTNDSRLETSYINDISFYIKRRLGTLKNNGIVGIVLVCFVLMIFLQFRIALITAIGLPIAFCATLAVMSFVGLSINLVTMFGLIVVLGMLVDDGIIVSENCSRYLEEGHSPYQAAILGTQEVIKPVTTTIITTIAAFSPLLFMGGMMGKFIWGIPLVVIIALCASLFEALVILPSHFADFIRRDKNFKSRKELPWFKKLVVVYTRLVTKALNRRWWVLGGLFLVLILTVGLVMHMPKILFASEEGIEEFTVRAEAPVGTNLYSTDKLIKPIEEEVAKMPKNQVEAYTTQVGSIGDSWHFDPYGKSGSHVVQVTVHLTPYKQRKRKVSQIIEDLRTKIGDVEGFDRVYFEKPQAGPPVGAPVAVEIRGESFEVLNKIANQINEFLKTIPGISDIVSDYEVGRGEIRVIVDEEKAARTYLSVGEVASSIRNAFRGGVATSIKPVKAEEEIDVLVRFPDDYRTKRESFEKILVPNKFGNLIPLAKIARFEDGVSVARVQHLDGKRVISVKANVDNQNITSNEANKLIKDKFKDVSINFPGYSIQFGGEQRENVRSMKDFANAFILALFLIFLILAANFNSLVQPLIVMMAIPFGFIGVIWAFFFHGLPIGFFMFMGAVGLTGIVVNDSIVLVEFVNNLRRKGVDRRHSLIQAGQLRLRPVLLTTITTALGLTPTAYGIWGGDPFLKPMALTIVWGIVCATVLTLVVLPCIYAIIDDITLKLAGHTTVKKSNITI, from the coding sequence ATGAGTATTGTTGAATTTTCAGTAAAGCGTTCACTTTTAGTAAACCTTATTTCAGTTTTTATCTTAGTCGCTGGGTTTTTGTCGGTTTTTGTGTTTAAGATTAGAAGAGAGGCTTTTCCTGAAGTTTCTTATGACATTGTCATTGTTAGTACGGTTTATCCGGGGGCAGCCCCCGAGGAGGTAGAAAAGCTAGTTACCATACCGATTGAAAAGGAGTTAAAGGGAGTAGACGGAATAGAGAAGATGAAGTCTACCTCCCTAGAGAACTCTTCAAACATTTCAATCGAGATAAGCCAAGATGTAAAAAACAAGCGCAAGGTTATTACCGATATTCAAAAGGCGGTTGATCGAGTAAGAGATTTACCGGCCGGAGTAGAGGATGACCCAGTAGTAAGTGAGGTTACTTCTGGAGAGTTTCCGGTAGTTCAGGTAGCCTTAAGTGGTGATATGCCTGAGAAAGAGCTTCAAGAGTATGCTGAAAATCTAGAAGATATCCTAGAAGATATTCCTGGTGTTTCAAAGATTTCTCGGATTGGTTATCGAGATCGAGAAGTCTGGGTTGAGGTTGATCCACAAAAGCTAAGCTCTTTTCATTTAAGCCTTGAAGAGGTAATGGAAGCTCTGGCTAGGAAAAACCGAAGTATTCCCGGAGGAAAAATCAGAGGAGTTCAAGAGTTCAGCATTCGGACAACCGGTGAATTTTATACTAAAGAAGAAATTGAAGATGTGGTTATCCGGGCTAATGAGACTGGGAATTGGCTAAGAGTAAAAGATGTGGCTGAAGTAAAGTTTTCTTTTGAGGATGAAAACACAATTAATAAAAGTTTTGGTACTCGGTCGATAGACCTTACTGTAATCAAGCGGGCTAGCGGTGACGCGATTGAAATAGTTGAAAAAGTCAAGCTTAAGACTGAAAAATTTTTAACTCAGACAAATGATTCTCGTTTGGAAACTTCTTACATTAATGACATATCTTTTTATATTAAACGTCGGCTAGGTACGCTTAAAAATAACGGAATAGTCGGTATTGTTTTAGTTTGTTTTGTTTTGATGATATTTTTGCAATTTCGGATTGCTTTGATAACTGCTATTGGACTTCCGATTGCTTTTTGTGCAACTTTGGCGGTAATGAGCTTTGTTGGTTTGAGTATAAACCTAGTTACCATGTTTGGTTTGATTGTGGTTTTGGGTATGTTAGTTGATGATGGCATTATTGTTTCTGAGAATTGTTCACGCTATCTAGAAGAGGGCCATTCACCTTATCAGGCGGCTATTTTAGGAACCCAGGAAGTAATAAAACCAGTTACTACTACAATAATTACGACCATTGCTGCTTTTAGTCCGCTTCTTTTTATGGGGGGGATGATGGGGAAGTTTATCTGGGGGATACCTCTGGTAGTTATTATTGCTCTTTGTGCTTCTTTATTTGAAGCCTTAGTTATTTTGCCTTCGCATTTTGCCGATTTTATTCGTCGGGATAAAAATTTTAAATCGCGTAAAGAACTCCCTTGGTTTAAGAAATTGGTCGTTGTCTATACTCGATTAGTGACTAAGGCTTTAAATCGGCGTTGGTGGGTATTGGGAGGATTATTTTTAGTTTTAATTTTAACTGTTGGTTTAGTTATGCACATGCCAAAAATTCTTTTTGCTTCTGAAGAAGGAATAGAAGAGTTTACTGTCCGGGCCGAAGCCCCAGTCGGAACTAATCTTTATTCCACTGATAAGTTAATTAAACCGATAGAGGAAGAAGTCGCTAAGATGCCTAAAAATCAGGTCGAAGCCTACACTACTCAAGTTGGTTCAATCGGTGATAGTTGGCATTTTGATCCTTATGGTAAGAGCGGTAGCCATGTAGTTCAGGTGACAGTTCACTTAACGCCTTATAAGCAGCGCAAAAGAAAGGTTAGTCAGATCATCGAAGACCTACGAACTAAAATTGGTGATGTTGAGGGGTTTGATCGGGTTTACTTTGAGAAACCTCAGGCTGGACCTCCGGTCGGTGCACCGGTTGCGGTTGAAATTCGCGGCGAGAGCTTTGAAGTTTTAAACAAAATCGCTAATCAGATAAATGAATTTTTAAAAACCATTCCCGGTATTTCCGATATAGTATCTGATTATGAGGTTGGCAGAGGAGAAATTCGGGTTATTGTTGATGAAGAAAAAGCTGCCCGGACCTATTTGTCGGTCGGTGAAGTGGCTTCAAGTATTCGCAATGCTTTTCGCGGCGGGGTGGCTACTTCAATTAAGCCGGTTAAGGCTGAAGAAGAGATTGATGTTTTAGTGAGATTTCCCGATGACTATCGTACTAAGCGAGAATCCTTTGAAAAAATATTAGTTCCTAATAAGTTTGGTAATTTAATCCCTTTAGCTAAGATAGCTAGATTTGAGGATGGTGTATCGGTAGCCAGGGTTCAGCATCTCGACGGAAAAAGAGTGATATCGGTCAAAGCTAACGTTGATAACCAGAACATTACTTCTAATGAAGCTAATAAGCTGATTAAGGATAAATTTAAGGATGTTTCAATTAATTTTCCCGGATATAGTATACAGTTTGGCGGAGAGCAAAGGGAAAATGTCCGTTCAATGAAAGATTTCGCTAATGCTTTTATTCTGGCCTTGTTTTTAATTTTTTTAATTTTAGCCGCTAACTTTAATTCATTGGTTCAGCCGTTAATCGTTATGATGGCGATTCCTTTTGGTTTTATCGGAGTCATCTGGGCTTTTTTCTTCCATGGTTTACCGATCGGTTTTTTTATGTTTATGGGTGCAGTAGGTTTAACTGGAATAGTAGTTAATGATTCTATAGTTTTGGTTGAGTTTGTTAATAATTTAAGAAGAAAAGGGGTCGATCGAAGACATTCATTAATTCAAGCCGGTCAGTTACGCTTGCGGCCGGTTTTACTTACTACGATTACTACTGCTCTTGGTTTGACCCCGACAGCCTATGGTATTTGGGGCGGAGACCCATTTTTAAAGCCAATGGCTTTGACTATTGTTTGGGGTATAGTTTGTGCAACCGTTCTAACTTTGGTTGTCTTGCCTTGTATTTATGCTATTATAGATGATATTACTTTAAAGCTGGCTGGCCATACGACAGTTAAGAAAAGCAATATCACTATATGA
- a CDS encoding MarR family transcriptional regulator, with translation MPKESQIKQFSQELTESISYIQRMARILLRERSDALIQGKVTMPQYLSLELLSNHGVLKMKDIAKALNISLPAATGLVNRLVKMKLVERVYDQEDRRVIFVELTSEGKKTTDETKLARRKIIEEMFGGITDEEREIYIRIIRKVKSNLNEKAK, from the coding sequence ATGCCTAAAGAAAGTCAAATAAAACAATTTTCTCAAGAGCTTACCGAAAGTATATCTTATATCCAGCGAATGGCCCGAATATTGCTAAGAGAGCGTTCCGATGCATTAATTCAGGGAAAAGTAACCATGCCCCAGTATTTGAGTCTCGAGTTGCTCAGTAATCATGGCGTTCTAAAGATGAAAGATATTGCCAAAGCTTTAAATATTAGTCTTCCAGCGGCAACTGGCTTGGTGAATCGTTTGGTCAAAATGAAGTTAGTTGAGCGGGTTTATGATCAAGAAGACCGCCGGGTAATATTTGTTGAGCTCACCAGTGAAGGGAAAAAAACTACTGATGAAACTAAGTTAGCCCGGAGAAAAATTATTGAGGAGATGTTTGGCGGTATTACCGATGAAGAAAGGGAAATTTATATTAGAATTATTCGCAAGGTAAAGAGTAATTTAAATGAAAAAGCTAAGTAA